In Theileria equi strain WA chromosome 3, complete sequence, the genomic window GCCAATAATTCGCTTCTAGTAAGTGTACCGTTctttttccaaaaaagaAACGGATATAACATTTCCGTACGACAAATGTTTTCACTATAGAATATAACAAAGATATACTGCAGTATTATGGCTACCGATGCTCCAAAGTATAATATACTTCGAAATTTTATGTTTGATTTTGATAGATGAGATCTTCCCAACCTGGATTTGTACCACTGGATAATATCCGAAATTGACTGTATTGTCATTAATATAAATACGATTATTGAAGGACAAAGCAAGAAATCTAATACCTTGCCATGGAAATAATGCAATAGCCGAATcataaacaaattaaaatatttattcaTTCCATACAATTCTGATTTAGTATCGTCTCTTTCTATTGTAGGTACCCATGTTACATCAACATTGGATTCTGTAACTGTTGCGAGATCCAAATCATATTTGCCACCAGACTCAAGTCGCGATAAAGTTCTAAAGATACTCCATACGTACAGAGCCACAGATAGTTGACTTATGGACAATATAATACGACAAAGTAATAAAATAAGGGGATAATTAACAAACTTCTTACAATTAGCCAACCTTTCCCTTGTTGGATGGGAAGAGTCTGCAGGCTCCATCTTTGTTTCCTAGAAAATAGTGGGTCCAATTTCAATCATTAGCCAAACAAATAGCGTCTGAAATCACTGAGAGACCATACGGATGGAATGATGGTGTACATATAGAGCGTTCATAATTATTAAAAACTTAGTATTAAAGCCCATACTTCATCATAAACCCGAACTTAAAGTAAAACAATAGCCAATAGTCACGTAGTATAAGTTTATCCTTTAATAAGGGAAACTTTTAATATCAATTCTCATATATACACCACTTCCTTTGCATTTGGTTTACTTATGCATCTAAATTTCATGTGTATCACTCAATAAACTCGGATCGAGTGAGAATTGCCAATTAAGAGTAGAGGACTTGTCAAATTGACATTGCACAAACCAGACCTTTGCTTTAATATATCTGTATTTGTAGATATACAACAAACACAACTCaatattataaatgtatcATATATTTAAAGAAAAATTATTGTGTACATCGGTGTGTTTTGTGAATTGATCAGTGGAACCACACTTAATCCCCTGAGACAACGGGTAAAACGAAATTTACACGCACCAATTACTTTTTACACTTTATATATCGTTTCCCTGTATATATGCTGTCTATAGATTTTATTATGTATACACTATAGTCCGGGTTGATACTGTTGTACTGTATCAAGCTTCTCTCTTACTATGTCATATAATCGCCCTTATTTTCGTAAATTTATGTATAGTATATTATAACCTTTTGGATTGTTATACGTCCTATCTGCCTAATTAAAGTAGTATACAAACTTGGACGATCATTCGCCAGTTACTATTGCTATGTCGTATTTAAATAAAAGCTAATATTTCATAATGGTTTCTGCTATTGATGAACTTATCAACGATGTTGACAGCTCTATCTGCGCAGTTTGCTTTGATGTCTTGGAAGAAGCCTTAAACGTTCGATGTTTGCCAAATATCTTTATTTTATCATACAGAATGCCAATCCAAACTCTCGCGATAGCCTAAACAAGTTAATTTCTAATGACATAACTTGTCCTCTTTTTGTAACCTGGATGACTAAGTCCAATGATGGGTTTGATAAGTTTCAATATCCCTAACGATTTTATAGGTTGGATGAAGATTTGAGAGGTTGCATAGGTACGCTAGAGCCTGTAAAGATAGAACACCTAAGTATTTTGATTTCTCGTTTCTACATTTAGCACAGGACGTTATGCATACATGAGTGCATTTAACGATGATAGATTCGCTCCAATCAGTTCACATGAGTTGGAATCCCTTATATGCAAGGTTTCTATCTTGCACTCATATGAGGTAATTTAGTCCACCGTAATTCACTTTTTTAAAAGGATTGTAATGGCTGTGAAGATTGGACGATAGGCACTCACGGTATCATAGTAAACTTTGTTTATAATAAGAAACGGTATCTTACTTTGCCAGACAAGAATTGGAAATAGGTATTCGGCCACTTATCTACCGGAAGTTGCACTAGAACATAACATGAGCAAAAGCACTGCAATAAACCAACTTGTTTGTTGTTACCTATTACATAAAAACCGCATAGATAAGGAAAAGTGGTTACCGTTTTTCTATTACGGATGATTTGTTGGCGTCATTAAAAGTATGTTTGCTTACAGCACAATACCCTATCCAGGTAACACGTTATCAATCCAAAAAGATTCAGATGGATTATTCCGAATATAAAAACCTAGAAAACTAGCCATACCTTCTAACGTTTTACATAAATGAACTATAATACAACTTGATAAATTCAAGATTTGTTTCTGTTATTCTTACTTttttttgccttttccGAGTTCACAAATGCAGACTTGTAAGCTGCAGAAGAAGTAAGTAGGTCTAACATACTTGAGCGATTATTTTTTCTCggttttaaaaatattgaaCTCGAAAGCGACAGCTCAAAATCATCCAACTGATCTATACCTAAAATTATGTGTTGGGTTCTGTTATTTAAATCTGgattttcaaaatttgttaAAATgtgttcttcctttttaaagCCTTCAGTTGATCCAattcttttcctctttgtctttttcaAACTCTTTGGGTCATCAATTTGAAAGTTGTGTTTTACATCATAGCCCCAAAAATCATAATCCGCTTCGATTTCCGATATTGTATTTGTTGCTAAAGCTCTTTTATCCTGATCCAAGCGTGCCTTAATTACTCTTGGAATCGATGTGAATCCAATGGAATCATCAACTTGTTTGTTAACATTTTTCAGTTCATCACCAACGATTTCACGATCATCCTTTATAGCATCTACGACCTTATTGACCAGAGATTGCGTTGGAACATGATACGATTCAGTCGGTTGAGTGCTGTTTGTGGAATATACATCATTACCCTGATCACAAACAGGTGATTCCACt contains:
- a CDS encoding AMMECR1 domain-containing protein (encoded by transcript BEWA_005230A) translates to MVSAIDELINDVDSSICAVCFDVLEEALNNANPNSRDSLNKLISNDITCPLFVTWMTKSNDGLDEDLRGCIGTLEPVKIEHLRRYAYMSAFNDDRFAPISSHELESLICKVSILHSYEDCNGCEDWTIGTHGIIVNFVYNKKRYSATYLPEVALEHNMSKSTAINQLIRKSGYRFSITDDLLASLKVTRYQSKKIQMDYSEYKNLEN